Below is a window of Pirellulales bacterium DNA.
GCGGTTGCCGCCGGCCAGATCGAGGTGTACCTCGCGATCGTGGCTGACGATCCGCACCGTGAGCGGCTTGGGGTTTCCCTCGCAGACGTTGAACCAGTAGAGGGCGATCTGATCGAGCTGCTCATCGGCCGTGTTCTTATTCGATACGCCCATGATCAACTCCTGCACCTCGAGCGTTTTGGCCGTGTTGATCACGGCGAACAGCGGGCTGTTCGTGGGAACGATGAGCGGCGTCACCTCCTTGCCGCTCTTTTCGGCCCGCGTGACGACGGCCGTCATGAGCTGCTGATCGTAGGTGTCGAGGTCCTGGTCTGGCGGTCGCTGAGTGGCGACGCCGGGCTCGACCTTGGCCGTCATGACAACGACCGAGGTCGTCGTCGGATCGGATTCGGCCAGCGCCTTTTCGAGCATGAATAGATTGTTCGGCGAGCGTATCGCGACCAACTTGCGATAAGGTTTCTTGTCGAGGCCCAACCCAGTAAGCGAAACTTGCGGCGCGGTTTGCTGGCGGAATTGCTCTTGGTGGACGTGATGCTCTCCCTTGCGTCGCCGCTCATGGGCCTTTTCCGTGAGGATGAAGACGGCCAGGAAGCCAGCCGTAAAGCCCATGCCCCAGGTGGTGGCCGTGGTCTTCGTGAGCAAGTTCGTGATGGCCGCGATGAACAGCACGAGAAAAATGAGCGCCAAGCCGATCGGGA
It encodes the following:
- a CDS encoding universal stress protein, which gives rise to AFGVVWSFVFKALAMVVLRFRDHTHRDFKVPLNIRLGKYEFPIGLALIFLVLFIAAITNLLTKTTATTWGMGFTAGFLAVFILTEKAHERRRKGEHHVHQEQFRQQTAPQVSLTGLGLDKKPYRKLVAIRSPNNLFMLEKALAESDPTTTSVVVMTAKVEPGVATQRPPDQDLDTYDQQLMTAVVTRAEKSGKEVTPLIVPTNSPLFAVINTAKTLEVQELIMGVSNKNTADEQLDQIALYWFNVCEGNPKPLTVRIVSHDREVHLDLAGGNRIPKISERQARSVAELRAAGIGVNRVLLVHDGTSISHDLFQSVLTMLDPQVTLGLAIVPASGLKAEEVEHAIRFDEARAKQLGRALSIAVVKGETGPEIAKLARDGQYDLVVAPLPEQWVDSISRARFPWLDYLLEHAHCPVSLTSPPAIPMEVDDDDDSAAR